In Solidesulfovibrio sp., the following proteins share a genomic window:
- a CDS encoding type II toxin-antitoxin system PemK/MazF family toxin, with protein sequence MRRGEVWWVDLDPTRGSEIRKRRPGVIVSVDALNKARRTVVVVPLSTSAAPRPPIVVSVTTAAAGSVAVCDQVRAVDKSRLVERLGALATDDMKTLSECLSVVLGL encoded by the coding sequence ATGCGACGCGGTGAGGTCTGGTGGGTCGATCTCGACCCGACGCGCGGCAGCGAGATACGAAAGCGCCGGCCCGGCGTGATTGTCAGCGTCGACGCGCTCAACAAGGCCCGGCGCACGGTGGTGGTGGTGCCGCTGTCCACCTCCGCCGCGCCGCGTCCGCCCATCGTGGTTTCGGTGACCACGGCGGCCGCCGGCAGCGTGGCGGTCTGCGATCAGGTCCGGGCGGTGGACAAGTCGCGGCTGGTGGAGCGCCTGGGCGCGCTTGCAACCGATGACATGAAGACGCTTTCGGAGTGCTTGTCCGTGGTGCTCGGCTTGTAG